TTTAGGCTGGTTCTCTTCGTTGGTTGGCAGTAAGACCTGAAACTCGCTTCCCTTACCATGCCCTTCGCTGGTAACCGACACGGTGCCGCCATGCATTTCCACGAGCGACTTGACCAACGTCAATCCGATCCCCAGGCCCGAATAACGACGTTCCATCGAACGATCGATCTGGGTGAACATGATAAAGATATTCTCGAGCATCTCAGGCGGAATCCCGATGCCGGTATCTTTGACAATGATCGTCACATGATCCGGATCGGGTTGCGCCAGTGTTAGCGTGATTTTGCCGCCATCAGGCGTATACTTCGCGGCGTTGTTCAGCAGATTCGAGACAACCTGAGCCAGGCGATTCGGGTCGGCGTGGAGGGTGATGTCCAGATCGTCGCCGATGATCTCAAGCGTATGGCCAGAGTCGTCAATCAGCGGCATCGAGGTTTCCACCGCGCTCTCGATAATATCGGTAAGTGTTACTTCCGCTTTTCGTAGATTCAACTTACCGCGTGTGACGCGCGAAACATCGAGCAAGTCGTCGACCAATGTAATCAACTGCTTGGTCTGGCGTTCCATGGTGGCCCGGGTTTCTTCGATCAACTCGGGATCGTCGTCCGCCATCCGCATCAGTTCCAGACCCATGCGAATCGGAGCCAAAGGATTGCGAAGTTCGTGCGCGAGGGTCGCCAGGAATTCGTCCTTCTTACGATCCGCATCGGAAAGCTGCGCAGCGACGGTACGAAGTTCTTCCTGGATCTCTTGCTGCTCGCTGATGTCGGTATTGGTGCCGAACCATCGCACGATCTCACCAGCTTCGTTGCGAAGGGGCAGGGCACGGGTCAGAAACGGCCGAACCTTTCCATCCTGACCACGAATCGGCGCGACAACGTCGACTCGTTCTCCGGTTGCGATACTTTTTTCCCAGGCCGCTTTGACACGGGGAAGTTCGGCCGGATCCAGGTAAGCCGTCCAGCCCCAGCCGAGACAATCGTCCAGCGAACCGCCCGTGTATTGGTACCAGCGATCGTTGAACCAATCGACGTAGCCATCGGGACGAGTCATCCAGGCCATTTGTGGAATGGCATCGGCCATCTGGTAGAACTCGGCCTGGCTTTGTTTCAAAGCAAGTTCGGTCTCGCGTAATTGCGATCGATCGAGCACGAAACAGATGTACTGGCCGGTTCGATCTTCGACCGGGGTATAGCCCAGCGTGACCGGAACCCGCGAACCATCTTTGGCGAGGTACTCTTTGTCGTACGCCGGGCACGCACCTTCCTTGTCGGCCGTGGCAATCCCTTCGATGTCACGGATCCGGTATTCCGGCGGGGTCATCTCGTACCAACTAAGGCCTTCTTCTTTCCACTCTTCTTCCGTGCAGTGCAGAATGCGTAGCAGTTCGCCGTTGACTTCCAACCAACTGCCGTCCGCGTCGGCCAAACCCACGCCGATGATGTTCGACGAGGTAAACTTCCGCCAACGTGCCTCGCGTTCTTTCAATTCCGCGTTGGCCTTGTTGAGCTGATCGACGCGTTCTTGAACACGCTGTTCGAGGACTTCATTCGCCTCGCGCAAGGCTTTCTCGGCGGCGATGCGGGCATCGATTTCACGCTGCAGATCTTCCGGCGAACGTAGCGACAAAACTTCGCGGACGTTCAATACGATCGCAACAACCGTGGCCCACGATACCACCGCCGTTGCCAATTTCAGCAGGCCAGAAACGCGATAGGCCGGCCACCAGAAAATGACCGCGTCCATCAAATGGGTCAAACCGCACAGCAGAATAAAGGCGACGAAAAGCAGAAAGACCTTGCGAAAAGGGATGTCTTTACGACGCGATGTAAAGTACGCCAATAGCGCGGGGATGACGAAGTAGGCAGACCAGATTCCGAGATCGGAAAGGATGTGCAGACGACCAAGCCCTGGCGACCAGGTTCCGCAGTACCAACGTGCCGGGAAATCGGATGTATCGAACAGATTCAGGAAGAAATCCATACGGAACCATCAATAACTTTACTGCGAGCGCGCAGTACTGGGAAAGATGAACGCCTGCTCATACTTCCCCGAGATTGATGAGGCAGGTTGGAAGGCCCCATTTTACGCAGGTTGTTGGGTTTCAGACAGATCTGATCTGGTTACTGGGTGGGGGAAAAGCCAAATTACGACCACCGCACGAAAAAAGGACCCTTCCGTGAGAAAGGGCCCCTTTAGGTTACCAACTTGGTCGTATTGGTTTCTATAGTTCAGGACGACCGGTGTCGTCGCCGTCGCTTGGGGAGGCGGAATTGTCGTTCCCCTTCGCGCTGTTGATCTTATTGGCGTCCTTTTCCTGGTCCTCGGTCGGAGGAGAAGGGGGGACAGTGTTGTTGATGATACGACGTTCAACAACAGTTCCTGGTGGGGTCAACACACTGTTGGAGGAGGAAACAGCCGGCGTTGGTGCGGCGGCCGCTGGGGCCGGAGCGACGTATACCGGGTTGCCATAGGCATCCAGAGGAACTCGCATGGTGACGGTGCGAGGAACGCGCTTGGTGTAGGTGTACTGAACCCACTTTGGCTCGTTCTTCACCTCGGTGACGGTGCTGGTTTCAGCAACCCACTTCTGGACCTTCACCTGGTAAGGTTCGACCCGTTCTTCGTAGACCATACGCGTGGTCGAAACAGGAACCTTACGGACAACCTCTTCCTGAACCCATTTGCAGACCTTCACCGGCACGACGTTCTCGACACGCTCGACGACCTGCTTTTGAACGGTGACAGGAATCTGCGAGACCTGCTGGACCTGTTCGTAGCGAGTGACGTTGTAAGGAATGCGGTTCACTTGGACTTCGTCTTCGTAACGAACGCGCTGGACTGGCACCTGTTGGGTGACCTGGGTTGGCACGTACTGCGTGACCGGCACCTGCTGAGCAACCACGTTCGGCACGTATTGGGTCACGTTGCTGACAGTGCCTGGCTGCTGCTGAGGAATCCAGTGCAGACCACCACGGTCGTACATGTACTGACCGGTCACCGGATCCAAATAGGTCTGGCCGGTGGTCCAACGCAGACGGTTGCGAACCGCGCCTGGCGTATAGACCTGGCTGGTCTGGTAAGCACCTTGATCGACGTACTGGGTACGGCAAACGGTTTGTGGCTGATACATAGTGACGGTCTGGTTCTGCATCACCGTTTCGGTCACGGGACGACGAACAACCGTCTGCTGATCGTAGTACTGGGTTTCGGTCACCGGGCGAAGGACCGTGTTGACCTGTTCGCGCATTTCGGTCTCGTTGACCATGCGAACGCGATCGTAGCTACGATCCTGCATCTGTTCTTCCCACACCGGTTTCATCACGGTGTAGCGTTCTTCACGCTCCGAAGTTTCTGTCACTGGCTTGGCCACGGTGAAGCGGCGTTCGCGCATTTCGGTTTCCCAGACAGGGCGATACGACGTCACCTGCTTCGGCACTTCGACCCGGTCATATTCCAGGCGATAGGCAGTGACCGGCTGTTCTTCGTAGACGGTCTGGGTGACGATTTTGTACGAGGGGCCACAGCCACCGCAGCTTTGAGCCACGGCCGGACTGGCACTCATGCCCAAGGCACTTAGCAGTGCCGGGGCTACGAACACCTTCTTAAGATGAGCGAGTTTCATGGTTCAAGTTTCCTGACCAAGTTGGTTTTCGAATACGACCACCGAGGCCTATCCGCCGACGAAATCCATCTCGCTCC
This genomic interval from Bremerella sp. JC817 contains the following:
- a CDS encoding ATP-binding protein, giving the protein MDFFLNLFDTSDFPARWYCGTWSPGLGRLHILSDLGIWSAYFVIPALLAYFTSRRKDIPFRKVFLLFVAFILLCGLTHLMDAVIFWWPAYRVSGLLKLATAVVSWATVVAIVLNVREVLSLRSPEDLQREIDARIAAEKALREANEVLEQRVQERVDQLNKANAELKEREARWRKFTSSNIIGVGLADADGSWLEVNGELLRILHCTEEEWKEEGLSWYEMTPPEYRIRDIEGIATADKEGACPAYDKEYLAKDGSRVPVTLGYTPVEDRTGQYICFVLDRSQLRETELALKQSQAEFYQMADAIPQMAWMTRPDGYVDWFNDRWYQYTGGSLDDCLGWGWTAYLDPAELPRVKAAWEKSIATGERVDVVAPIRGQDGKVRPFLTRALPLRNEAGEIVRWFGTNTDISEQQEIQEELRTVAAQLSDADRKKDEFLATLAHELRNPLAPIRMGLELMRMADDDPELIEETRATMERQTKQLITLVDDLLDVSRVTRGKLNLRKAEVTLTDIIESAVETSMPLIDDSGHTLEIIGDDLDITLHADPNRLAQVVSNLLNNAAKYTPDGGKITLTLAQPDPDHVTIIVKDTGIGIPPEMLENIFIMFTQIDRSMERRYSGLGIGLTLVKSLVEMHGGTVSVTSEGHGKGSEFQVLLPTNEENQPKPPEDIPTESVSLKRGKHRVLVVDDNKAAADMLSKVVKMLGNTVMSAEDGHQAIDVAEKFRPEIVLMDLGMPKMNGYEAARYIRQQPWGKDILLIALTGWGQQEDRERTTDAGFDHHLVKPAEPAELQRLINQFRNEDDLGSP